One genomic segment of Rivularia sp. PCC 7116 includes these proteins:
- a CDS encoding PqqD family protein, with translation MSQFSLEQKILTAPNVLAQDLAGESVLLNIKTEQYFSLDDIGTRMWQTLIEKDSIQSAIDALQVEYQVEPELLQKDVKNLIEELLANELVEVSNS, from the coding sequence ATGTCACAATTCTCATTAGAGCAGAAAATATTAACCGCACCAAATGTATTGGCTCAAGACTTGGCAGGGGAGTCAGTATTGCTTAATATCAAAACCGAACAGTATTTTAGCTTGGATGACATTGGTACTCGGATGTGGCAAACCCTGATAGAGAAAGACTCCATCCAGAGCGCCATCGATGCCTTGCAAGTTGAGTATCAAGTAGAGCCAGAATTGTTACAGAAAGATGTAAAAAACCTCATTGAAGAATTATTAGCAAATGAATTGGTTGAAGTTAGTAATTCGTAA
- a CDS encoding lasso peptide biosynthesis B2 protein produces MNWLKLVIRKCRRIWGLDGNSRWLLLQAFLLLPLVAISLKFWGLKRTQTGLAQLLASAKNPVENSLRHSQIIKTIAMVRLAARYYQPWANCLKKSLVLWGLLAHQGIESELRIGVQREAMKFEAHAWVECEGFVLNDTPDVRDRYAMFERAIEVNLS; encoded by the coding sequence ATGAATTGGTTGAAGTTAGTAATTCGTAAATGTCGCAGAATTTGGGGGCTAGACGGCAATTCGCGTTGGTTGTTGCTGCAAGCGTTTCTGTTGCTGCCCCTAGTAGCTATATCCTTAAAATTTTGGGGATTAAAGCGTACTCAAACTGGTTTAGCACAACTGTTAGCAAGTGCAAAAAATCCGGTTGAAAATAGCCTTCGCCACTCCCAAATTATTAAAACAATTGCCATGGTGCGCTTGGCAGCAAGATATTACCAACCTTGGGCTAACTGTCTGAAAAAATCCTTAGTGTTGTGGGGTTTGTTAGCTCACCAGGGAATTGAGTCCGAATTGCGGATAGGGGTGCAACGAGAAGCAATGAAATTTGAAGCCCACGCTTGGGTGGAATGTGAAGGATTTGTTCTTAATGATACTCCAGACGTGCGCGATCGCTATGCGATGTTTGAACGTGCAATAGAAGTCAATCTTTCCTAA
- a CDS encoding Nif11-like leader peptide family natural product precursor: MSVQTALQFIEKLRVDEELKKRLLIKSNTPELESFVKLGAEVGLRFTVEQLKAAHKQDWAMRWLVYNS; encoded by the coding sequence ATGTCTGTGCAAACTGCTTTACAATTTATCGAAAAATTACGGGTGGATGAAGAGTTAAAAAAAAGACTTTTAATTAAAAGTAATACCCCTGAGTTAGAAAGCTTCGTTAAACTTGGGGCTGAAGTTGGTTTAAGATTCACGGTTGAACAACTCAAAGCAGCGCATAAGCAGGATTGGGCTATGCGCTGGTTGGTTTATAATTCTTAA
- a CDS encoding cytochrome P450 yields the protein MSKLANNQTAPLEFNPRSPQFRANPYPTYDYLRTHHPIYYRSERNDWVLTRYDDIVEVFRNPSFGRSQQKPKLQTANQQPINHFLSLRQESQQLMKLWLVLLNPPDHTRIRHLLRNPFTPSRIQTLRSHISANVNNFIDGVKNSGKVDIIKDLAYPLALGVNCKILGIPEQEWHPRFKQWSDNLSIIADVDVTPIANEQGLLTIAGLAEYFRSWIAKCRSCSQPQDNLIGSLIEAEANGEISEEELLGTCIFMFAVGHSSTANLIGNTILTLLNHPQQLYLLQADPSLIETTISEVLRYESPVQGISRTALSDIQLSNQTIHRGEVVNCIIAAANRDPAKFLEPNKFDIRRKPNPYLSFGQGIHNCIGKHLGRLVAEIAVGTVVKRLPELSIATESFEWDDSFLGRGLKSLPVIF from the coding sequence ATGAGTAAATTAGCTAATAACCAAACTGCGCCTTTAGAATTTAATCCGCGCTCGCCACAATTTCGCGCTAACCCCTATCCCACTTATGATTATTTGCGAACTCATCACCCAATTTACTATCGATCCGAACGAAACGATTGGGTGCTGACGCGTTATGATGATATTGTAGAAGTCTTTAGAAACCCTAGCTTTGGTCGTTCGCAGCAAAAACCAAAACTACAAACTGCAAACCAACAACCAATAAACCACTTCTTGTCTCTACGTCAGGAAAGTCAACAACTGATGAAGCTGTGGTTAGTACTACTCAATCCTCCCGATCATACTAGAATCCGTCACTTGTTGCGTAATCCCTTTACTCCATCGCGGATTCAAACATTGCGATCGCACATCAGTGCAAATGTGAACAATTTCATCGATGGGGTGAAAAACTCGGGAAAGGTAGATATAATTAAGGATTTAGCATATCCCCTTGCCCTGGGTGTCAACTGTAAGATTTTGGGAATTCCAGAACAAGAATGGCATCCCCGTTTCAAACAGTGGTCGGATAATTTATCGATTATTGCAGATGTGGATGTGACTCCCATCGCTAACGAACAAGGTTTGTTGACAATAGCTGGTTTGGCTGAATATTTCCGCAGTTGGATTGCTAAATGCCGCAGTTGTTCTCAACCGCAAGATAACTTGATAGGCTCGCTAATTGAAGCAGAAGCTAATGGTGAAATTAGCGAAGAAGAACTCTTAGGCACCTGCATCTTTATGTTTGCTGTGGGACACTCTTCAACAGCAAATTTAATTGGTAACACCATACTGACATTACTCAATCATCCGCAACAACTATATCTGTTACAAGCAGATCCATCCTTGATTGAAACAACCATCTCAGAAGTATTACGCTATGAAAGTCCGGTTCAAGGTATCTCCCGCACAGCACTATCTGATATTCAATTATCAAATCAAACAATTCATCGAGGTGAAGTAGTCAATTGTATCATCGCTGCTGCAAATCGAGACCCCGCAAAATTTCTCGAACCCAACAAATTTGATATTAGAAGGAAACCCAATCCTTACCTTTCTTTTGGTCAAGGAATTCATAATTGCATCGGTAAACACTTAGGTAGATTAGTCGCAGAAATTGCTGTTGGTACCGTAGTAAAACGTTTACCTGAGTTATCCATAGCAACCGAATCTTTTGAATGGGACGATTCTTTTCTTGGACGCGGTTTGAAATCTTTGCCAGTTATTTTTTAA
- a CDS encoding cyclopropane-fatty-acyl-phospholipid synthase family protein — protein sequence MNEMTVNSEAKFDLDNFYSQDSISEWKQIIGEDLHYHFGYFSGSEDLETGLKQTVRNFYPYIPTGSRVLDIGCGWGGRAKMLIAERNCSVTGISCSAAQVEYCRSLGLNVLQQDLDQDIDELPDEYDIVFSLEMISHIRNKAQLLRQMRSRASRLILSESCAADSYSGERLTFGGSIVLCKVSELVRDLESAGWKIKFMQDRRFQSLRTIALWKQNLDRVYGDAQPPGQLGTLRSLVDIALQSPLRWCQLFPLIDIVAE from the coding sequence ATGAATGAAATGACGGTTAATTCGGAAGCAAAATTCGATTTAGATAACTTTTATTCTCAGGATTCTATTAGTGAATGGAAGCAGATTATCGGCGAAGATTTACATTACCATTTTGGTTATTTTAGCGGTTCTGAAGATTTAGAAACTGGTTTAAAACAAACAGTTAGAAATTTTTATCCTTATATTCCGACTGGTTCGCGGGTTTTAGACATCGGCTGTGGTTGGGGTGGACGAGCTAAGATGTTAATTGCAGAGCGTAATTGTTCTGTGACAGGGATTTCATGTAGCGCTGCACAGGTAGAATATTGCCGGAGCCTGGGTTTAAATGTGCTGCAACAAGATTTAGACCAAGATATAGATGAATTACCTGACGAATATGATATAGTCTTCTCCTTAGAAATGATTTCCCATATTCGCAACAAAGCTCAGCTGTTACGGCAAATGCGTTCTCGTGCATCACGCTTAATTTTGTCAGAAAGTTGCGCTGCGGATAGCTATTCAGGAGAAAGATTAACCTTTGGTGGTTCTATAGTTCTTTGCAAGGTTTCCGAACTAGTTCGGGATTTGGAATCAGCAGGTTGGAAAATAAAGTTTATGCAAGATAGACGATTTCAATCCCTACGAACTATAGCGCTATGGAAGCAAAATCTAGATCGCGTTTATGGTGATGCTCAACCTCCAGGGCAATTAGGTACCCTTCGCAGTTTAGTTGATATCGCCTTGCAATCGCCTTTGAGGTGGTGTCAGTTATTTCCGCTAATTGATATTGTGGCAGAATGA